The nucleotide sequence GCTCTGCCTTGCCCGCCTGCCCCTGGGTAAAAACCCGCTCATGCTGTAAAAACCACAACTCATCTTCTGTGTTCTGATCACGCCCGGCGGTAAAATCGACCATGCGTTGATACATGGGTTGATAGTCTTGCAAGCCGGAAAAATGGCGGACAACAACAGAATTCATCAGATCACCATATGAACGTAATCATGGGCACTGAGGTCGGTGTGAATCTTCTGCAACTGATCAATACCCGTCGCGGTAATGTAAACCGTCACTGCACGGAAACGACCATTTTTGCTGTCGCGGGCAGAAACCCGGGTAAAATCACAGCCGGGAGCGTGAACTTCGATGATGTCGAAAATCACACGGTCGTAATCCTCCTCACCTTTACCAACCACTTTGATTGGATAGTTCGGACAAGGAAATTCAATTTTAGGAGCTTCTGGCTGACTCACAACACGCCTCTCTTGATTTGCCAGTGTTATCCAACCGGATGAATACACATGTAACCTGGTTGAGTATCTGGCTTATATGGTTTTAGCTTAGATGAATTTCAAGCGCTATTAGACGTTGATCCTGAATATTGTTTCATAGCAGCGACAGGATGTCGCGCAAGCGCGGTAGGGCCATGGATGGCCCTTCGGCGCGGCAGATGAAATAATATTCAGGGTCAATAGTCTGTTCATTCAGATAAAAAAATGGCTGCCTAAACGCAGCCATTGTTAGGATTTAAAGACTGCTATCAGGCAAATAGTTTGGCAAAGAACAGCTTAATTTTGCCAATCAGCTTGCCAAAGAAACCGGCCTCTTCAACCGCTTCCAGTGCCACCAGCGGCAACTCAGACTGAACTTCATCACCCATGCTGATGGTAATCGTACCCACCGCCTGGCCTTGTTTGATGGGCGCTTCGATAAATTCATCCGTCAGGATATCAACCTGCAACTCACCTTTAGCGCCGCGTGGCAACGTCAGGAACAATTCGTCCGCAACACCCAGCTTCACTTCTTCCTGTTCACCCAACCACACTTTCTGAGACTGTAGCTGTTCTGCAGCACTGTATAATTTATGGGTTTCAAAATAACGGAAGCCATAGGCTAATAACTTCTGGGTTTCACGCGCACGGGCTTCTTCGCTACGAGTGCCCATTACTACCGCAATAAAGCGTGTGCCATCTTTTAACGCCGATGCGGCTAAACAATAGCCGGCTTCATCGGTATGACCGGTTTTCAGACCATCGACACTCGGGTCACGCCACAACAGCTTGTTACGGTTAGGCTGGCGAATGTTGTTGTACTCAAAATATTTTTCAGCGTACAGCGGGTAATAGGTGGGGTGGTCTTTAATGATGCGTAATGACAGCGTTGCCATATCCCGTGCAGAGGAGAAGTGACCCTCTGCTGGCCACCCCGTGGCATTTTTAAACTGAGTATTCACCATGCCAAAACGTTCGGCATATTGGTTCATCCAACCCGCATACGCTTCTTCTGAGCCGGAGAAATATTCAGCGACGGCCACAGAAGCATCATTACCTGATTGAATAATAATGCCGCGTAATAAATCGATCAGCGGTACCTGAGTGCCTTCACGTACAAACATCCGCGAGCCTTTTTTACGCCAGGCTTTAACACTGATAGGCACCAGTACATCTTCAGCCACATTGCCCAGCTCCAGCTCGTGAGCGGCGACATAGCTGGTCATCATCTTGGTTAAACTGGCCGGAGGTAACTTCTGATCGGCATTTTTTTCGACCAGAATTTTGCCACTATCGGCATCCATCAATACGTAAGCCGTGGCATCCAATTGAGGAGCGGAAGGAACAATCACGGCAGCATGCGTAACCGACGCAAATGCCAGGGATAAACACAGGGAAATTTTGCTGAACAAAGACATAAGATTTTTGGGATAAATAATGAATATTAAAACGGTTAAAACGATGCGCGGCATTGTAACACGCTCAACATCTTTTGCAGTCAGCATCATGGCGGATATAGACTCGCACTCAATTGTGTTTACAGGACTTTGCATATGAATGCCTTACACGGCACATTTCTGAGTACATTATTGCTATCAGCCATGACCAATGCGGCTCAGCCAGACTTCGAACAAGGCCAGCAATGGCTGAAACAGCGACTTGAACAACGCCAGCAGCAAAACCAGCAGCAAGCCCAAAAACAGAGCCCAGAAACGGCGCGCAATCTGATCCTGTTTCTGGGCGATGGCATGAGTGTGACCACGCTCACCGCCGCCCGTATTTTTGAAGGCCAGCAGCGTGGTGAACCGGGCGAAGAAAATCAGCTGTATTTTGAAAATTTTCCCTATTCTGCGCTGGTAAAAACCTACAACACCAATCAACAAACC is from Bacterioplanoides sp. SCSIO 12839 and encodes:
- a CDS encoding D-alanyl-D-alanine carboxypeptidase family protein, whose protein sequence is MSLFSKISLCLSLAFASVTHAAVIVPSAPQLDATAYVLMDADSGKILVEKNADQKLPPASLTKMMTSYVAAHELELGNVAEDVLVPISVKAWRKKGSRMFVREGTQVPLIDLLRGIIIQSGNDASVAVAEYFSGSEEAYAGWMNQYAERFGMVNTQFKNATGWPAEGHFSSARDMATLSLRIIKDHPTYYPLYAEKYFEYNNIRQPNRNKLLWRDPSVDGLKTGHTDEAGYCLAASALKDGTRFIAVVMGTRSEEARARETQKLLAYGFRYFETHKLYSAAEQLQSQKVWLGEQEEVKLGVADELFLTLPRGAKGELQVDILTDEFIEAPIKQGQAVGTITISMGDEVQSELPLVALEAVEEAGFFGKLIGKIKLFFAKLFA
- a CDS encoding YbeD family protein, producing the protein MSQPEAPKIEFPCPNYPIKVVGKGEEDYDRVIFDIIEVHAPGCDFTRVSARDSKNGRFRAVTVYITATGIDQLQKIHTDLSAHDYVHMVI